The DNA window GTACCGCAAGGTGCCCAGCATCCCCAGGCCGGCGGTCAGCAGGACGCCGCCCATGATGAGCCAGACCTTCCATTTACCGGTCTTGGTGATCACCTGACCGGAAACGGTGGAGGAGGCGAAGAGCCCGCCGATCATCGGAATCGTGAGGATTCCGGACATCGTGGGGGTCTCGTTGCGGGCCAACTGGAAGTACTGGCTGAAAAACACCGTGCCCGAGAACATCGCGATGCCCACGAACAGCGAGGCCGCCGAGGCGAGCGTGATGGTCTTGTTGCGGAACAGCCGCAGCGGGATGATCGGGTCGCTCGCGCGGGACTCGACGAGGACGAAGAGCAGGCCGAGCGCGACCGCGCCGCCCGTCATCGCCCAGGTCTGCCAGGAGATCCACGGGTAGGTGTCGCCGGCCTGCGTGACCCAGATCAGCAGCGCCGAGACGGATCCGCTGATCAGGAAGGCGCCCAGCCAGTCGACCTTGACCTCGCGGCGCACCACGGGAAGCCGCAGGGTCTTCTGCAGGACGATCAGCGCGATGATCGCGAAGGGCACGCCGACGTAGAAGCACCAGCGCCAGCCCAGCCACTCGGTGTCGGTGATGACACCGCCCAGCAGCGGGCCGCCGACGGTGGCGACGGCGAAGACCGCACCGAGGTAGCCGCTGTACCGGCCGCGCTCGCGCGGGGAGATCATCGCGGCCATCACGATCTGGGCGAGGGCGGACAGGCCGCCGACGCCGATGCCCTGGACCACGCGGCAGGCGATCAGCGTGCTCGTGTTCTGGGACATGCCCGCGACCACGGAAC is part of the Streptomyces subrutilus genome and encodes:
- a CDS encoding MDR family MFS transporter translates to MTHAQIMKALSGLMLGMFVAILSSTIVSNALPQIISDLGGTQSSYTWVVTAALLSMTAATPLWGKLSDLFSKKLLVQIALVIYVLGSVVAGMSQNTSTLIACRVVQGIGVGGLSALAQIVMAAMISPRERGRYSGYLGAVFAVATVGGPLLGGVITDTEWLGWRWCFYVGVPFAIIALIVLQKTLRLPVVRREVKVDWLGAFLISGSVSALLIWVTQAGDTYPWISWQTWAMTGGAVALGLLFVLVESRASDPIIPLRLFRNKTITLASAASLFVGIAMFSGTVFFSQYFQLARNETPTMSGILTIPMIGGLFASSTVSGQVITKTGKWKVWLIMGGVLLTAGLGMLGTLRYDTPYWHIAVYMALTGLGLGMMMQNLVLATQNQVAAEDLGAASSVVTFFRSLGGAVGVSALGAVMAHQVTGYVKDGLAALGPKAAALGHGGTGGGAIPDLDKLPAPVRTVIESAYGHGVGDVFLYSAPTALLALLLCLFIKEVALKSKPEAHAPAAGSAGTAAAPAEVAAKA